One Thermus hydrothermalis genomic region harbors:
- a CDS encoding metallophosphoesterase translates to MRRTVRYILATSNPMGDLEALEKFVKVAPDTGADAIAVIGNLMPKTAKSRDYAAFFRILSEAHLPTVYIPGPEDAPIWEYLREAANIELVRPEMRSVHETFTFWKGPYLVAGLGGTITEDGEPEEHEALRYPAWVAEYHLKALWELKDYPRIFLFHTAPYHKGLGEGGSHEVAHLIKTHNPLLAIVAGRGQKHEMLGASWVVVPGDLSEGEYSLLDLRARKLETGNVR, encoded by the coding sequence ATGCGGCGCACGGTAAGGTACATCCTGGCCACCTCTAACCCCATGGGAGACCTCGAGGCCCTGGAGAAGTTCGTCAAGGTGGCCCCGGACACGGGGGCGGACGCCATCGCCGTCATCGGCAACCTCATGCCCAAGACGGCCAAAAGCCGCGACTACGCTGCCTTCTTCCGCATCCTGTCCGAGGCGCACCTCCCCACCGTCTACATCCCCGGCCCCGAGGACGCCCCCATCTGGGAGTACCTGCGGGAGGCGGCCAACATTGAGCTGGTCCGGCCCGAGATGCGGAGCGTCCACGAAACCTTCACCTTCTGGAAAGGCCCCTACCTGGTGGCGGGGCTAGGCGGTACCATCACCGAGGACGGGGAGCCCGAGGAGCACGAGGCCCTGCGCTACCCTGCCTGGGTGGCGGAGTACCACCTGAAGGCCCTTTGGGAGCTTAAGGACTACCCCCGGATCTTCCTCTTCCACACCGCCCCCTACCACAAGGGCCTGGGCGAGGGGGGCTCCCACGAGGTGGCCCACCTCATCAAGACCCACAACCCCCTCCTCGCCATCGTGGCCGGTAGGGGCCAGAAGCACGAAATGCTGGGCGCAAGCTGGGTGGTGGTCCCCGGGGACCTTTCCGAAGGAGAGTATAGCCTCCTAGACCTCCGCGCCCGCAAGCTGGAAACGGGCAACGTGCGCTGA